The Sesamum indicum cultivar Zhongzhi No. 13 linkage group LG6, S_indicum_v1.0, whole genome shotgun sequence genome has a segment encoding these proteins:
- the LOC105165862 gene encoding putative ripening-related protein 2 gives MRKNFMTGLLLLLLAASSIEARLQSCKPSGKVMGKKPPAGQCNQENNSDCCQAGELYTTYKCSPTVSGTTKAVLTINSFEKGGDGGEPSECDNKYHSDDTPVVALSTGWYNGGSRCLKNIIINANGRSVTAKVVDECDSTMGCDKDHDYQPPCPNNIVDASKAVWKALGVPEDDWGELDITWFDA, from the coding sequence ATGAGGAAAAACTTCATGACTGGACTTCTTCTGCTCCTTCTTGCTGCTTCTTCCATAGAGGCCAGACTTCAATCTTGCAAGCCAAGTGGAAAGGTAATGGGTAAGAAACCACCAGCAGGGCAATGCAACCAGGAAAACAACTCTGATTGCTGTCAAGCTGGGGAGCTCTATACCACTTACAAGTGCTCGCCCACCGTTTCTGGCACCACGAAAGCAGTTCTCACCATCAACAGCTTTGAGAAGGGTGGAGATGGAGGCGAGCCGTCAGAATGTGACAACAAGTACCACTCTGACGACACGCCGGTTGTCGCATTATCGACTGGATGGTATAATGGAGGGTCAAGGTGCCTTAAAAACATTATCATAAATGCTAATGGCCGGAGTGTTACAGCTAAGGTGGTTGATGAGTGCGATTCTACAATGGGATGTGACAAGGATCACGATTACCAGCCACCATGTCCTAATAACATTGTTGATGCCTCTAAAGCTGTTTGGAAAGCCTTGGGAGTGCCTGAAGATGACTGGGGAGAGTTGGACATCACTTGGTTTGATGCTTAG